tagcagctgatgagtttttcctttcccacaaggggaactatcggttcagtgataaggcaaagtggggcacaaaaaggaatccaagtggaaaaggtgcaagtcagtcacctggaaagaggacaaaggaatcaccggatagaggtgagaagccagggtcaccaaagaaaggtggaaaactggtgtgctggcattgtgggcaaccaggtcacataaaagagaagtgccagttctggttggataaagcaaagccagtgggtctgttgggttgggattcgactgcaacagatgagtgtttcaaaaagtatgtctctgaaggtgtagtgagcatcaaaggccagaataggtcagagagacgggtaaagcttttaagggacacgggagcggcgcaatccataattttgcgttcggtattgccggaaggactgagccagggacaggagaaatttgtgttactagggggattcccgagaacagtaacggcatgccccttggtagagttagtgttaaactctaaatgggtaaaaggacccatgagtctggcaatagtggatgaattacccataaaaggggtggacgtgatagtggccaatgactgtgagatgcggacttcaggtaattgtcctctggtgcaaggtaagtcggtaaagactgaaaagcctgttttcgtggtcacgcgttcgggagcccaaggcaagtccagggagatggacttTATGGGGCTCGATAagttatttgagaaaaatggttctgaggtaagtgtaactggaaatcccatgttgtcttccgtgaaggacggaatggtaaatgggcaattgatacatttgcagcgactcagaaggcggagtttgaaaaggagaggagtaagcaagtcagtcaggataatagtcgtcctcatttagaatggaaggacggagtgttgaaaaggataagtcgagcaaagCGAGCACCTGCAGATacatgggaggtgagagaacagattgtggtaccaatGAACTACAGACTTAAGTTATTAGAGCTACCTCATGAtaaccttctgtctggtcatctaggtataaataaaacttttaaaaaactttcagatttgtttttctggccttctcttagaagagacgtcAAGAAGTTCgtgaagacctgcaaagtctgccagacaacggggaagccgaaccagaaaatcccgaaagcaccactgcagccaattccagctattggagaaccctttgaagaggtaataatagatatagttggccctttgccaaggaccagcagtggaaatcaatatattttgacactgatggctaggaccacacggtatcctgaggcaattcctttaaggagtatacatgctgggagggttctcaaatctttgctggggttcttttcgaaatttggtttacccagggtaattaagtctgattgtgggagtaattttaaaagtaaagtatttaagcagggtttggaagaattaggcataaagcatgtaacttcctcgccttatcacccacagagccaaggacaactggaaagatttcaccaaacattgaaatcaatgcttagtaagtatgtgcagcaggaacccaagaattgggaccaggtaattccttatttattatttgctttcagatctattcctagtcatgtaatggggttttctccatttgaactaacttttggtcataaagtaaggggacctttagaagtagtgaaggatcactgggagggagtaaaacctctggtaaatttgctggactttttaagggattcaagggaaaagttgatcaattcttgggcttttgctttaaaaactttggaggtgagtcaaagaaaaatgaaagagcgttatgctatgaaaaccaaattacgaaattttcaggttggcgaagaggtgttggtgttgcttccaattccaggcaatccatttaaagccaaattctcggggccctggaagatcttaaagaaggtgaatgacctaaactatgttgttgaaacccctgacaggaggaagaagactcaagtatgccatgttaatatgctaaaagcctaccagggcagggaaaccatccgaccagttctgtctttagccaaggtggaggagaaagaagaatttggggaaacttccaatttgagtttgctgggaaattccgtagctttgggaaatctacccgggatgttggatcttttaagtgccacccaatccaaggaggtaatgaacttgataacaaagttcgcagttttatttcaggacgttccaggactaaccagtctacttatgcatgatgtagaggtgggagatgctcgtcccattaaacagcatccatatagagtgaatccatccaaaagggatatcattaagcaagaggtagagTACATGCTACGTCATGGtctaattcaaaggagtttcagcccgtggagttctccagtagtgctGGTCAAAAAGTAAGtgggaggacaaagaatgtgcttaGACTATCGTAGggtaaatgcagttactgagtctgattgttttcctctgcccagggtggaagactgtataaaTGATGTTTCgcgctgccaagtacataagtaagtttgatcttttaaagggttattggcaagttccattaacggaaagggctaaagaaatatcagcttttgttacgtcggaaggtttatattcatgtaatgtcgtgccttttggtatgaaaaatgcctctaccacttttcagaggttgatgaatcagGTGATTGATAAGTTAAAGGGGGTAGTGGTCTccatagatgaccttgtagtttacagtaatagttgggagtctcatttgaaaaacatggaatgtttgttcaagaggctgcgtgcagctggtctggtgattaatttaaaaaagtgtgattttgcaaaagccaaaataatctatttaggtcatgagggacatggcaaaattctcccaaaatcagtaaatattcagttaatcctcgattttcaggtaccagagaatcgaagaggtattcgccgattttGGGGGATGGTGGGTTtttataggcggtttgtattgaactttgcagatgtggctaatccactgaccaacttgcttaagaaaggtcagcgtttctgctggactgcagaatgtcaggatgcttttgataagttgaagtcaaccatgattaacactccaatacttaaaactccgaattttaaggaacctttttgcttggctgtggatgctagcgacgtgggtgttggagcggtgttatcacaaggttgtgatggtgaagagtatccggtggcgtatttttcaaagaaactgtctccagctcagcaaaaatattcaacagttgaaaaggagactttaggactcattttatccttggagcactttgaggtttacctaagtggtagcacaggacctattgtggtaagaacaGATCATAATCCActggtcttcttgaatttctttaaaaaaaataataacagtctccttaggtggagcctacgtctccaggagtgggatctactaattcagcatatcgctggaagagagaatatcatccctgatgccctgtcaagataacaggctctctgttacaggtcttttattgtttttgtaatttacagtaaggagaaaaggccttttgttaatacaaaaacgggagttatttgtatgtttattaaatgttatttctttgttttaatgcattgtttttttttttcttctcaggattcgggtttatgatcttgtaaaccttctgtgtttaaatataaagaagctataaaggtgaaagcgccgaggaaaggttttgtaccaaggaaagactttggacagaatcttgtgtaagcatgggtacagctctagattgggctgcacccctgtgggttttcagcatgtGCCAGGGAGATGGACtcctggtaacaaataacaaaccatcccctggctgatgtttatgtttaggttaagttaggtttagcatttgggtacctttatcttagggtatttttgtcaatttggtgctgggaaaatttctttttgataatttttgataagtatgttaaggtttagatagttggttaggaaaggaagggagaagatggggtccgggaatgactgatgacatttgtttaatcttcttcctttgcaggacttacaatttttttgattatctctaaactctattgaacctagtttttgagagctttgctttgtgccccctgtcaagttgtttgattgcttcactatttttatgtaaattttttcttgcgttaaaatttcttggtagggtggggctgtaacgtaattctagcttttgaataataattgtaacatattgctctcatcttttcaaaattaaaggttgcttttctttagtgtgcaccagcctgccatctgtgggctggtaaagaaggtatttaggttcagttgttaattcctgccccttttctgttttccatgttatgttaatggtgagttggacttccacgtgactggaatgagagtcaaggtggagggtaaataattttgattaaggaggagtccatttattgtgctaaggaacgctagtgctcatcagcggtctgataaccataatccaggatcaatatttcagcagcagcagcagcagttggtgctaacttggacgaccatagttcgctagcgtttggcccggggaggcctgaaaaacagatatggtttggtgccactgcttatcccttagtgaagggggttgtgttgtgctgggagttatgtatcccttggttaaggaggacggttttgtgctgatgagcaactccaaggatcggcaatagattgatagcgttctggaccctgtgaggtctcgtgacaggtactgttaaggcttgttagagcattccttgtgccattttatgtatcaagtcgactctaaaattattacttcataagtaccatcggaggacgaaatttcgttaatataatgtgtttatatatatatatatatatatatatatatatatatatatatatatatatatatatatatatatatatatatatgtgtgtgtgtgtgtgtgtatttctcggtcacgaaaggtgtttaggtaggtagggaatatatgtacttaactagactctaaactttcttattactttttctatattgacaagttcttgtgagatgacgaaagtgggcaatagtatatgaatcttttgtgcatctatacctcttactagtactcttctctcttccaaatgttttcagtgtggtatgttttccgtctgtgtcctgaaagttctctttattatttatataactgagtaaatgaaattagagtgttttctaagtaattttcaattttgtttacatgagcagctttgccgagtgtttgtttaaatatattgtattataaattatcattgacgtctccaagattctttttaccctcttttgtttacgattgttcttgattattttcttgtttaccaatctgatgttttgggtgtacttcggTAACCTgataaaaataaagccgtaaggcagtttacttgcggccaccttaaattaagcaacaaggcttaattggtatttgaaggtcggcccgccggtaacaatatgtataaatatgtatatgtatatatatttataaatatatacatatatatatatatatatatatgtgtgtgtatatatatatacatatatatatatgtgtatatatatacatatatatatatgtgtatatatatatacatatatatatgtgtatatatatatacatatatatgtgtatatatatacatatatatatgtgtatatatatatatatacatatatatatgtgtgtatatatgtgtgtatatatatatgtgtatatatatatatatatatatatatatatatatatatatatacatatatatatatttatttatttatatttattcatatttatatatatatatatatatatatatatatatatatatatatatatatatgtatatatatgtatatatatatagatatatatttatatatatatatatatatatatatatatatatatatatatatatatatatatatatatatatatatatatatacatatttatttatatatatatatatgtgtgttgtcaTGGCTGGCTTTCACCACCACACAAAAccctacacttatcaaatagtattcaccatcatacagtactaagttcACTAAAGGTGgtatagtatccaaacatcaatacgtgcaaagtcaactcaaggggaaaatgaaaataccacAAAAAACTCCTTAATTTCAATACATATTATTTAGACGGAAATAActcctgaaccacaataatacaataataaatgatacacactcaatcttaactccctacaaaagaaaacaattacacaattaaagaaaggtcatcaacacatgcataataatggagagagggtccag
Above is a window of Palaemon carinicauda isolate YSFRI2023 chromosome 6, ASM3689809v2, whole genome shotgun sequence DNA encoding:
- the LOC137642581 gene encoding uncharacterized protein, yielding MKKGWEETFVEFARRKRVAFQEWLKAKGVEDFDALKEFILIEEFKNNISFDLKTHLEDLKLDLLDTLAVAADEFFLSHKGNYRFSDKAKWGTKRNPSGKGASQSPGKRTKESPDRGEKPGSPKKGGKLVCWHCGQPGHIKEKCQFWLDKAKPVGLLGWDSTATDECFKKYVSEGVVSIKGQNRSERRVKLLRDTGAAQSIILRSVLPEGLSQGQEKFVLLGGFPRTVTACPLVELVLNSKWVKGPMSLAIVDELPIKGVDVIVANDCEMRTSGNCPLVQGKSVKTEKPVFVVTRSGAQGKSREMDFMGLDKLFEKNGSEVSVTGNPMLSSVKDGMVNGQLIHLQRLRRRSLKRRGVSKSVRIIVVLI